Proteins encoded in a region of the Ptychodera flava strain L36383 chromosome 4, AS_Pfla_20210202, whole genome shotgun sequence genome:
- the LOC139130892 gene encoding uncharacterized protein, whose product MPPKRKRSRLFLTLDRKGKKKRSGEGNIAHTTDEAEPVDGGDESLELPPPLFHSTPSKGENATRREANQENTSLGSSDITCKWCNTSIKLPEVNEVDNIYGILCFSCGNINRLPNTMGGNGSTCNHSVLVAYELCHRCGSYGENKSDSGINRSHTHSHIGDGQVCDKCGFGLTKIHDTKSNNELNVPDDTLHNRDTDIVGKDVQVETSPSVESEGDLTFKKNTDIFAGPDTVSSRKDEVVDSDKETEDGNNITEVIEKIMPEYTKVLQTCETGDILKELLISLSNGQLQADSLTYAIFIDTLKALNATSLTEMRYSFLSKLFWKTFLNKFGAAPLRFLSGWKHAGSLLLGKSDRGSFAGAEANIIFSIPNEGVLKMFDPYEGEWPNVIAPGICHQVVDKIAAANKDTSICIAFDGKKVSPGLRGDKGDINLLGRENEVDGLTPAEQKAVHVTELQDVNSIKQLICSERNAKSLDQMKSILDKLRKLLTHLTVKKALTRETLGKKTYALEKLKSRAAQDSSATSSKYQYPISLVTANIIELKELDATGDRLREELAEICVKMIKGQGSLPNLSVVNISEYWRYHSLQDIDLLSRSEVPLLEQFSKEIINMGLRFVKQRSTFWFKARSEVKVTASTLYNALGCAGLKAQKEHYQQTVLGFDRPATPSNVQEAMDWGTKHEICALSTIVSKVILYFTLNVAY is encoded by the exons ATGCCACCAAAGAGAAAGCGCTCAAGATTATTTTTGACCCTAGATaggaaagggaaaaaaaaaagaagtgGAGAGGGAAACATTGCACACACAACTGATGAAGCTGAGCCTGTCGATGGAG GTGATGAGTCCTTGGAGTTACCACCACCATTATTCCACAGTACACCAAGTAAAGGAGAAAATGCAACAAGAAGAGAGGCAAATCAGGAAAATACAAGTCTGGGCTCGTCTGACATAACATGCAAGTGGTGTAATACATCTATAAAGCTACCAGAAGTGAATGAGGTTGATAATATTTATGGGATACTGTGTTTCAGCTGTGGAAATATCAATAGATTGCCAAATACAATGGGGGGTAATGGTTCGACCTGTAATCACTCTGTCCTTGTAGCGTATGAACTTTGCCACCGGTGTGGATCATATGGAGAAAATAAGTCAGACAGTGGCATTAATCGTAGCCACACTCATTCCCATATTGGTGATGGACAGGTCTGTGACAAATGTGGATTTGGTCTCACCAAGATTCATGATACAAAGTCTAACAATGAGTTAAATGTACCTGATGATACACTGCATAATAGAGATACAGATATAGTTGGCAAAGATGTTCAAGTTGAAACTTCACCCTCTGTTGAATCTGAAGGAGACTTGACCTTCAAGAAAAATACAGACATCTTTGCAGGTCCTGATACTGTCAGCAGTAGAAAAGATGAAGTTGTAGATTCTGATAAAGAAACTGAAGATGGTAACAACATTACTGAAGTCATTGAGAAGATAATGCCAGAATATACAAAAGTCTTACAAACGTGTGAAACAGGTGATATTTTGAAGGAGTTATTGATATCACTTTCGAATGGCCAGTTACAAGCAGACAGTCTCACCTATGCAATATTTATTGATACGCTGAAGGCCTTGAATGCAACGTCCTTGACAGAGATGCGGTATagctttctttcaaaattgttttggAAGACCTTCCTCAATAAATTTGGCGCAGCTCCCCTACGGTTTCTGAGTGGATGGAAACATGCTGGATCCCTTCTACTTGGTAAAAGTGACAGGGGTAGTTTTGCTGGTGCTGAAGCCAATATAATATTTTCCATACCTAATGAGGGTGTTTTAAAGATGTTTGACCCATATGAAGGTGAATGGCCAAACGTTATTGCCCCTGGTATCTGCCACCAGGTTGTTGACAAGATTGCTGCTGCCAATAAAGATACAAGTATTTGTATTGCATTTGATGGTAAGAAAGTATCTCCAGGATTAAGAGGTGACAAAGGTGACATTAATCTGCTTGGAAGAGAAAATGAAGTGGATGGTTTGACTCCTGCTGAACAAAAGGCAGTGCATGTTACAGAGCTACAAGATGTGAATAGTATCAAGCAGCTTATTTGTAGTGAACGTAATGCCAAATCTCTGGACCAAATGAAATCTATTCTCGATAAATTGAGAAAGCTGCTGACACACCTTACAGTAAAGAAAGCCCTTACTCGTGAAACTTTGGGAAAGAAGACATATGCATTGGAGAAGTTAAAGTCTCGTGCAGCTCAAGACTCTTCTGCTACTTCATCTAAGTATCAGTATCCGATAAGTTTGGTGACAGCTAATATAATTGAGCTGAAGGAACTTGATGCAACTGGTGATAGATTAAGAGAAGAGCTTGCTGAGATTTGTGTCAAGATGATAAAAGGCCAAGGCTCATTGCCAAATTTGTCAGTAGTAAATATCTCTGAGTATTGGCGATACCATTCATTACAGGATATTGACTTATTGTCAAGGTCTGAAGTGCCACTGCTAGAGCAGTTTTCAAAGGAGATAATAAATATGGGCCTTCGATTTGTCAAGCAAAGATCAACCTTTTGGTTCAAGGCCAGAAGCGAGGTAAAGGTGACCGCCAGCACTTTGTACAATGCCCTTGGGTGTGCTGGCCTAAAAGCCCAGAAAGAACACTACCAACAAACAGTTCTGGGCTTTGATAGGCCAGCAACACCATCAAATGTCCAAGAAGCCATGGATTGGGGTACGAAACACGAGATATGTGCACTGAGCACCATAGTAAGCAAAGTTATTCTGTATTTTACCCTGAATGTTGCTTACTAG